The Syngnathus scovelli strain Florida chromosome 18, RoL_Ssco_1.2, whole genome shotgun sequence genomic interval TGAATAGTatgttaaaataaaaagcattttcTAAATGCATGATTGATTAAATTTTGAATCAAAACTTTAATGTAATTGATCTGCACTCTGGCTGCCTGCTCTACTGCGTCACACAGTTTTAATTGAACTTAAAAATTTTACTATAAacctaaagtttaatattttcatTGAATTTTGATTGtacaagtatttatttttatttgatacgGTTATTCTTAATTTGCTGGTATACTAACTGGACTGGAATTAACACACCAAGTCAATGATGTCCAACATGAAAACTGCGATTGACTTTCGGTCAAGTTTGTGTCTTTTAAAAACCTGCATCTTGTCCCTTGAGGCAAAGTTATTAATCATCCGTGTAGTCAGATGAAAGTGTCTATATTTGTAGTTGGGCGAAGGGGACGTGGCCTTTTGGCCATTATTTCTTTACTTCTCGCGAGCGGAGCAAGCAAGGTCGCGGCAGAGGTGGCGACCTGCGGTTGAACCCTCTGTCTCAGACGCGCCGCGTCGCTTATGCTCCCAAGCTGTGTTGTGGTGCGCACTTTGACCTTTAGGTGATCAATCAATGGTATTGGCGATCCCGTCTGTAGACCCTCTACTAATCAATAGGTctcacttggggggggggggtcattacaACAAATATTACATGATCGGTCAGGTTTTTGAGTTTTTACGGCCTGTGGAAAAGTGACTTGAATCTCAGACCATCTTGCAGCGTGAAATGATGAGTTCACCTTTTCGCCGTTTACCCGTCAGACAAACAAGTGGTGAGACTGTGACAACTGAATTACTTGCTGCAAgatgggagattttttttttttttaaccaaagaaTTCCAGCCAATGAATATAAAAGTGATACTTCTCCCCACTGTGACTACAGATCAGCAGACGGGTGGCTGTTAAATTTGATCTTCAGCGGTCTATGGTGAGTCCACTGTCCAGATTCTAGTAACTAAGCTAAATACTAATGATGAATTCACCTTTTCGCCGTTTATCGCCACGATCGGGTGGTGACACTGTGACAACAGAATTTTGTGCGAAATTGAAAAATTGTAGATGTGCTTAATTATACATTATCGGTCATGTTTTTATGAGTTTTTACGGCCTGTGTATAAGTTAGCCGAATCTCAGACCATCATGCAGCGTGAAATGATGAGTTCACTTTTTCGCCGTTTACCCGTCAGATAAACAAGTGGTGAGACTGTGACAACTGAATTACTTGCTGCAAgatgggagattttttttttttttttttgacaaagaaTTCCAGCCAATGAATATAAAAGTGATACTTCTCCCCACTGTGACTACAGATCAGCAGATGGGCGGCTGTTAAATTTGAGCTTCGGCGGTCTATGGTGAGTCTACTGTCCAGATTCTAGTAACTAAGCTAGATACTAATGATGAATTCACCTTTTCGCCGTTTACCGCCACTATCGGGTGGTGACACTGATAACAGAATTTTGTGCGAAATTGAAAAATTGTAGATGTGCTTAATACAGTATCGGTCATATTTTTACGAATTTTTACGACCTGTGTAAAAGTTACTCGACTCTCAGACCATTTTGCAGCGTGAAATGATGAGTTTACCTTTTCGCCGTTTACCCGTCAGATAAACAAGTGGTGAGACTGTGACAACTGAATTACTTGCTGCAAgatgggagatttttttttttttttgacaaagaaTTCCAGCCAATGAATATAAAAGTGATACTTCTCCCCACTGTGACTACAGATCAGCAGACGGGCAGCTGTTAAATTTGATTTTCGGCGGTCTATGGTGAGTCCACTGTCCAGATTCTAGTAACTAAGCTAAATACTAATGATGAATTCACCTTTTCGCCGTTTATCGCCACTACCCGGTGGTGGCCATATCAACAGAAGGAAAGAAAGCTGAAATTTATCTCCGGTATCAAACTGTCAtaagaattatttttaaaaaaataaatcattacaAAACATCACTGTTGTGATTGTGCTTACTTGTCAGAACAGCTACGTATTTTTAGAGGCGCTTTTAGGCTACTCCTCCCTGATGTCCTTAACGGCCTGTGGCGCGTAGGCGTGGATAAAGCGTAGGATGTCCTGCCGGAGTAGATCCAGGGCTCGCTCTCTCCTGAGCAGGCCATCCGCATCTCCCAGATCATTGGGAAAGGCGGCATCGGGCAGGATAACGAGCGCTGATGCCCCTGTGGGGGGGAGACGGCGGGGTAGTTTGGTCCAAGGGAAAATTGGTGGCGTAATGATGACCTGCGGAAACGTACCATGCTTGAGAGTGTTAGAGTTCTCGCAGAGGAGCACCGCAATCACGGCGTCTTCCTCTACTACCTGCCGTCGCAGGCTTAATTTGCAGTGGGCCTCTGCTAAAGAGATCCTGTTACAACAAACGTGAGAAGGATCACTTTCTTTtttggagggggcggggggctaatacatttttaaatgtactaAATGAAGCAAGGCATTCCTGATTTATTTGTATACTACGCTcttgcaaaatattttcaattgaGTGCACAGAATGGCACTTAACATTTGGGTTAAACTACGCCACCTAGTAGATCATTGAGGTACTCCAGGTATAAGGCGCTTTAGTTTTcccttaatttaattattttgaagGTATTAATTGGGCTGTTTAGAGCTGTAATGAACACCTCGAAACATTAACCACTGGACTGCCACTTACAACAATTTGATAGAAGCCATAGACATCTTGGCAGCGTGGGTTTGTGAGCAGACCGCGCGGCTGGCCATGTAGTAGCCATGGATCATCATCTGTGCGCTGGCGCTCATCTCCACTTTCAAATTTTGTGCGTGGGCCACCAGCTGGGAGGAAAACAAATCAGGTCAACGACACAGATGAACTTCAGATTGGCGTGTTTCCTCACCCCCTTGTAGTCTTCAGCGGAGAAGTTCATCAAGGATGGGTGATGTTCCTCAGGTAGAACTGCTTGTCGAAGGATGTGGACGGCCTGCGCGAGCACCGTCTGCTTCCCGCCCTGATCCACCTGGACCACCAGGCCAAAGCTGTCTGCCAGCTGAGGCGGTATCGCACCCATTCCCTGCTCATGAAGAACAGGCTGCTGTGAACTGTTAAGTCAAGTTATTGATCGCGCTTACCGCGGCTCCCAGTGCGACATCGTGTGCCCTCCCCCAGCGCTGAGAAGGGTGAGCAGAGTCTGTGAAGGCCCAGAAGCTGCACGAGACTGGGAAGCTAAGCTTCTGGTCAACAGCCTCGCCATATTTCTTGCCGGGGATGAACACGGATGCAGTGCGACTGTCCAGAACTGACACAGCAGTGACATGACTTCTATGTTCTAATCCATTTTCAAATACGGTCTACCTGACTGAATGGCATCCAGCTCGTCCTTCACAAAGCCACTCAAATCTCCCAGCAGGCAAACGCCGCCGGTGGCCAGCAGGGCAGAGCTGGCGTGGATGTTGGCGGTGCCCACCCCGTGCTCATCCTGGGACAGGGACGCAAACATCTTCTCCACAGCTGGATGCCGCACCCCGCGACATGCCAAGCTCAGAGCGTATGACATCAACCTGACAAGTAAGTTAATTGGTTTCATTTGCACTCAAGAGATTGTTTCATTGTGGCCACCAGGTGGCAGTATAATATACAGCTGCAATAATATTGGTtgttttttgcagaggataaagaatgggtttttttttgcctccttgTGGCATTTTGTTAAAAGAAAATGCATTTCACGTTATGTGCAATGTCACTGAGACCCTTCTACCTGTCCAGTATGAGTTTGTCATCTGTCATGACCAAAAGATCCAAGTTGAAAACTGTGTTTTTTGCTTCCACTTCAGTTTGCAACAAGCTGAGCAACAAGCTGAGCTTCAAGGtgttgaagaggcccggaggaaccACATCCAGAGCGAAGCAGTTAGTGACCACAGCGGCAAACCTCCAAGGAGAACCTCTAGTAGCGTCAAGCAGCGCCTTGAACTTGACACTGATTTCATGTGGATCTACAAGtaccaaataaaaatgtatttgaacACTATTAAAAACTGTTGAGACTTCTAAGAGCAGGTCATGTCAATTAAGTGCTAACATGCTAAAGCTCGCTCAAACTGTTAGCTGACATTATAAAATGATGGCAGTGATCATGTGAATGGGTCTTCGTTTTAGGGCTCGGCCTTACACTCAGGCTCCCACGGTTGGACACTGTTGGCCTCCATGCTCCAGGTGATGTTAGGCGAGCAGTGCACACGTGCAGGTATGCCGATCACTCTGTAGAGCCGACCGATGCTCATCGTGTTACACAGCTCGTCTGTGGCGGTTGGGCAAACAAAGCAATCAGTCCCAGCGGGAGTACAGAAAGTCACATGGCGTAGCAGCCACTGCCAAGACAAACAAGCATGAGGCCCTTTTGGAAACAAAGATTCGGCTGTGCGCTTGTCGTAACGAGCGCCCCCTTTGCACTTATTAACATGTTCGTAACGGGAAGCCCCTTCCGGAATATGTTAATCCCCGTCGCTGAGTTTTGCGAAACCCTCTGGGGGTAGCGACCGGAGGACAGAAACACTTAATACCCCGCCGAGTCAGGCGCAGACGTGTATTTATTTGAACTCTTCTCTTGCAAAGTTTGGGTTCCAAAGTGAGTTTCATTTAGCACAAGCTGGACAATATTAATGAGCAGGCTCCACCAACGTGACTGTGTGCAAATACCAGAAATTAAAATCCAAATGATTCGGTGTCTGGCGTGAACGTAATGGATGAGGTGAGGTCTTTACAAACAAATATCAACCGTGTAAATGTTTGGCCTGTTAATTTAGGGCACGTATATGAAAGCTGATCCGGCATGACTTGCCGCGCAGCACTGATTTGATTTACTGGTCCCTGTGAAACAATGACATCACTGTCGCGCGGAACCTCCAAAGATCTGTTTTGATTCCACAGCAATTATTTTCCTCTGTGGGGATcaacattaattaattaattacaattaattaattacaacccaaaaaaataatggaCAAGTTGTGTTGCTTTAACTACACTTTACGTATATGCCTTACACTTACCTCTGAGGAAGAATGTGACCGACTGGTATCTAATAGCGGTTTGTTGAGGAGCATGGAGGATGTTGAGTGCATCGACGTGAATTAATTCCACCAGCTGCTTGTCTGTCTCACAAagacacaaataataataaaataatatacggAGTTTAAAATGCCAGTGAAGATGTTTCCAGCACTTGCTCTCACCTCCCAACACTCTGAACTTGATGTCCTCTTTGAAAGGTGAGGTGCAAACTATGCAAGTGAAGTTGTTGCCCACGGTTGCCGACTCAGTGGCTCCCGGCGTGTGAAAGCGGATGGTGTGGAATCCTAAAGCGAGCAGGCGTGGTGGCAATTCAAGACACAGGTTGTCCACCTCATCATAATGTAAGCctcttacccaaagagaagggaCAACAGTCATTACTGCAGAGGAACCTGGTCCCCTGGGTGTATTTGGTAACCCAGGTGGTAGCAatggccaggccctccataaggACGGGCCACATGCTTTGACGCATGCGGGGGAAAGTGGCCAGGTCCAAGACATACTCCGGAAAAGGAGGTAAGTGTGTCAGCTTTAAAACGACGTTCACCTCAAAAGAAGCAGAAGCCAGTTTAATGTTACATCTTGTGGCTCAGCAGTCAGGTGATTGACCTCTAGTGGACGCCAGAGAGCAATTTACAGAGCCTGATCGATAACACTGGGCAacaattttttactttttgaatgtTGTCTTGATTTTTACAACTGATTTAGGGTAGCTTTGCGCTGCTGAATCAGGAAATAACATCCATTTGTCTCCATCAGGTCAGGTTTTTGTGCCAAGTTGATttgaaaatatcagatcttgtgaCAAAATCACAGTTTTTCACTACCAGAACAAATGCCATCCAAGCTTCCAGTTCCACTTCGTTCATTGAATTTTCGAACTCTGGATCTCTGATGAGCTCACGGATCTGAGGACCGTCAAAGATGCCAGCTTTCAACTTTTCCATGGTTAATCCTGGAAAAGCTTGGCACAAGTAAGTGAAACAGTCACCATCCTTGTCCAGAGCCTTGGTGAACTGTTTGATTAAGCCAAGTTTGATGTGCAGAGGTGGGAAGAGTATTCTGTCTCTGTCCACCAGAGGGTCGTTGATGACGTTCCTCTCCTTACAAGGCACCAATTCCTCTCGCACAGGCCAGTCCTTCTTCATGTAATGCTGAGCACGGTCTCTACTATCCCACATGCACAAAAAACATGGGTACTTGGTGAAGCCAGACTGTTGTCCCAACAAAAAGTTCACCATCTTCAGGTCAACACAAATAAACCACTTATGCTGATCATAGCCAATTTTCTCCAGTACGTACTTCACTGCTTCATACTTCTCCTTCAGCGTAGTCGAGTGGGCGATAGGTACAGAGGCAAACAGGTTGCCGTTGTGTAACAGAACACATTTCAGTGATCCCTTACAGCTGTCAATGAAGAGTCTCCAATCTTTGGGTTCGTACTGTGACACACCAAGCGTGAGCAGAAGCTGGGCAATATCTGCACAGTACACCAAGTCCTTCTCCTCAGAGAAAAAACGGAGATACTCTCAATGACTATTGCGGTAGAAACTGATACGAGCACTGTTAGAGAGtaggtttttttctttcaatctgGATGCCAACAGTTCGGCAGAGTCCTTTGACAAGCTGAGGTCGCGAACTAGATCATTCAACTCGTTTTGGGAAAATGGATGTCGAGCATCATCTTCAAAAACcacttctgcttcttcttcatgTTCTTCAACACTGGAGACATCTTCGTCACTAATGTCAGGAAGTTCTTCGCAGATAGGCACTGGAATTTCATCACAATGAGCTACAGGACGACGTGCT includes:
- the mcmdc2 gene encoding minichromosome maintenance domain-containing protein 2, which gives rise to MANIFNLKKSILSYLNLSGGLQKLVNDCASFNDPQHTMDVYRFCITVNPSDLIDLDAELGDCVLHDPQRATPLFQSVCFTTIKNLSLVKKIQTECQVNVVLKLTHLPPFPEYVLDLATFPRMRQSMWPVLMEGLAIATTWVTKYTQGTRFLCSNDCCPFSLGFHTIRFHTPGATESATVGNNFTCIVCTSPFKEDIKFRVLGDKQLVELIHVDALNILHAPQQTAIRYQSVTFFLRDELCNTMSIGRLYRVIGIPARVHCSPNITWSMEANSVQPWEPEYPHEISVKFKALLDATRGSPWRFAAVVTNCFALDVVPPGLFNTLKLSLLLSLLQTEVEAKNTVFNLDLLVMTDDKLILDRLMSYALSLACRGVRHPAVEKMFASLSQDEHGVGTANIHASSALLATGGVCLLGDLSGFVKDELDAIQSVLDSRTASVFIPGKKYGEAVDQKLSFPVSCSFWAFTDSAHPSQRWGRAHDVALGAAGMGAIPPQLADSFGLVVQVDQGGKQTVLAQAVHILRQAVLPEEHHPSLMNFSAEDYKGLVAHAQNLKVEMSASAQMMIHGYYMASRAVCSQTHAAKMSMASIKLLISLAEAHCKLSLRRQVVEEDAVIAVLLCENSNTLKHGASALVILPDAAFPNDLGDADGLLRRERALDLLRQDILRFIHAYAPQAVKDIREE